The genomic DNA CCCGCCAGCAAAATATCCGCCCGAAAATGCGCCTGCACTACGCGGCACAGCACTAGATTGCCGTGCCCAGGGCCGTCGCCGAGGGCAATAATCTGCTCCACCACGCACTCGAAGGCGACCGGGCACTCGGCCACGCGCGGCGGCCGCACGCGGTCCGACTTGGCCTCCGTGAGGCCGGCCTTGGTGAACTCATTGACGCCGGCCGGATACTCGGCGCTGGCCAGCGACAGCTGCTCCACCAGGGGGTAGTCGCAAATATTGATGACGACCTCGGGCACCTCGCGCACGTTGCGCAGCGTGTCTTTTTCGGAGTTGTCGCGGCCCCGGCTGGTGGGCGAAAACACCAGCATCGGCGGGTCCATGCTCATCACGTTGAAGAAGCTGTACGGGCTCAGGTTCACCGCCCCCGCCGCCGATATGGTGCTGGCAAAGGCAATGGGCCGCGGGGCCACCGCGCTAATCAGAAACTGGTAAAAATCGTTTGGGGGCAGGTCGGTGGGCGCGATGGTGCGGTAGGCGGGGGTAGGGGCGGGCATGGGGGGGTAGGGGAAATAAGCGCCTCAAAGCTACCTGGCTTTGAGGCGATGAGGGGCCTGCGGGTGCCCTGTTCACTATTCCTGCTCCTGTTGCGGGTGGCTCCGGCGGCTCTATACTCCTCCCGGAGTAGGGTGCGGGGCTGGTCCCCGCCCGTCGTGGCCCGATTAGTACACGACTCGGGCCACGACGGGCGGGGACCAGCCCCGCACCCTACTCGTTTTTGTAACCCACTTCGGAAGAAGTATAACCAGATGACTAACAAGGGGTAGGCGGCCGGGAAAAGCAGGGTTTCTTGCTAAATCAGTATACATTTGCTGATTACCTATCGTTTTACCTCAACTCGCCGCTCCATGACTGCCCCTATCTGCCCCAAATGCGAATCCAAGGAAGCTACCAAGAGCGGGGTAGTCAATGAGCGCCAGCGCTTTCGTTGCAAAGGCTGCGGCTACCACTACACCGTGGCGAAGGTGGGGCGCGAGGTGAATCCGTACTACGTGGTGAAGGCGTTGCAGCTATATATCGAGGGCGTGGGCTACCGCGAAATTGAGCGCTTGTTGGGCGTGAGCCACGTGAGCGTGATGAACTGGGTGAAGAAATACGGCGTGAAAGCGCCCCGGCAGACCGACTACCACCCCACGTATAAAATCCTCAACCAGAAGGAGCTGGCCGAATTCTTTCAGAAGCCGGAAAACCTGAAAAGCGCCGGCCTGGTCGTGACGGAGCTGGGCGATAAGTACATGATGATACGCTGGGAGCGGTTTCGGGCGGGCTAAAGCTATAGCGGCTTTCCAGTACTATAGCTAGGAAGCAGCGGGCGGGCCGGGAATGACTAGGTTTGGATAATTCATTGGGCCGCGCTGGTAGCGGGCACTCATTTCCCATTTCTTACTCACTCCTATTCCCACCCGTGCATATGCAGCCTATTCGCTACGCATTGACTTTGAGCGCGCTACTCGCCGCCTCCGGCGTTATGGCGCAGGTGCAGCCCCCGCCCGCCGGCAACGCCCCCTCGCCGCCCCCAGCGGCCCCGGTTGCGCCCGTAGCCCCACCCGCTCCGGTCAAGTCAGCCCCCTACGGCGGCGGCCTCAAGATGAACCTCTCGCCGGACGGCTCAAAATACGTGCGAATTCTACTCTGGACCCAGGCGTACACGCGCTACACGGAGAACAATACGGGCACGCTGCGCGCGCCCGGCACGCCCAAGTCGAGCCAGGTAGACTTCGGCATCCGGCGCTCGCGCATGGTAATAATGGCCCAGCTCAACCCCCGCTTTCTGGTTTATACCCATTTGGGTATCAACAACCAGAACGCGGTGAGCGGCGGCGTAAGTCCGGCCGTTGATGGCAAGAAGCCGCAGCTCTTCATTCACGAAGCCGTGACGGAGTACAAGGTGAACAAATACCTGAGCCTGGGCGCGGGCCTGCACTACTACAACGGCATTTCGCGCATCACCAGTGCTAGCACCACCAGCATTTTGCCGCTGGACCTGCCGCTGACCAACTTCCCCACCATCGACCAGACCGACCAGTTTGCGCGCTGGCTGGGCGTCTATGCCAAGGGCCGCATCGGCAAGTTTGACTACCG from Hymenobacter psoromatis includes the following:
- a CDS encoding transposase, coding for MTAPICPKCESKEATKSGVVNERQRFRCKGCGYHYTVAKVGREVNPYYVVKALQLYIEGVGYREIERLLGVSHVSVMNWVKKYGVKAPRQTDYHPTYKILNQKELAEFFQKPENLKSAGLVVTELGDKYMMIRWERFRAG
- a CDS encoding flavin reductase: MPAPTPAYRTIAPTDLPPNDFYQFLISAVAPRPIAFASTISAAGAVNLSPYSFFNVMSMDPPMLVFSPTSRGRDNSEKDTLRNVREVPEVVINICDYPLVEQLSLASAEYPAGVNEFTKAGLTEAKSDRVRPPRVAECPVAFECVVEQIIALGDGPGHGNLVLCRVVQAHFRADILLAGKPGIDPHKFEAVSRLGGDWYSRLRPSTLFTVARPNRQLGIGFDELPAHIRHSNVLTGNDLARLANTERAALPTPAQVAEVRHEPQVAQLLATYPDDPSALRHQLALLARQWLQEGRVAEAWRVLLQPQ